A single window of Plasmodium reichenowi strain SY57 chromosome 14, whole genome shotgun sequence DNA harbors:
- a CDS encoding hypothetical protein (conserved Plasmodium protein, unknown function), translating to MDNPNFNNSSSINMPYFLNNNNNNMNLNKNLNSVNCTSFLNNGEGQNDQGFNSMNKNDASIDILVNQMENSFSISTNIIKNVSNLLESTKIDEKIKGLRLVYASLHYKYKNNNDYKKNLLNRGCVMLNTQDKNENDLYNTDGNNNMINNNNNNNDPNNMMNNNNSNNNNNYNTFFSNTYNNNNNMNNMNNSSILNNYSTNDQINLKMLNSMIFTNYKSISNVDEYFELLDKCLTRESVIDINLSDIFEMNIINIIKALLYNYIFHNDEIIVEALTLLIIIFGCCSGSTEKIKQDVVDELYTCSVYMLKNICQKSCEKVYTPLIVQLIISLLRTIMIYDISKLKNDLIDNKGIVDILLKAIENVPNLNGVRVCYTLVVYGLKMFYVSTCQIYEKSFLRELEVITNYLSTCIKMNDEKVLFLTSSTCITICENQIGIDVLLKTDILHNAVILCESSNPDLAFEALSIISKIAYAANHQQICILISCNVIKALKKILNNTKIKPGARARACNALGNIGCETASEVELLIKNDVFPLLVDIFQTDNDFNTKIEAAYAVCACLSKANQKQVGYIISCTATTNRLGQNICMQLIADMLELVSESDPMNNGSVKLCKSILRGLENILDKGDDETRDLSLWENPYVFMFKEVQGDIKLLQMQFFPEYYVVNKTYDILAKYFSLTSTWNNRK from the coding sequence atggATAATCCAAACTTCAATAATTCATCATCTATAAATATgccttattttttaaataataataataataatatgaactTAAATAAGAATTTGAATAGTGTAAATTGtacatcatttttaaataatggTGAAGGACAAAATGACCAAGGATTTAATAgtatgaataaaaatgatgCGTCTATAGATATCTTAGTTAATCAGATGGAAAATTCATTTTCTATAAGTactaatataataaagaatgTAAGTAATTTATTGGAAAGTACAAAAAtagatgaaaaaataaaaggaCTCAGATTAGTATATGCTTCATtacattataaatataaaaataataatgattataaaaagaatttattaaatagAGGTTGCGTTATGTTAAATACAcaagataaaaatgaaaatgatttatataatacagatgggaataataatatgattaataataataataataataatgatccaaataatatgatgaataataataatagtaataataataataattataacacATTTTTCTCgaatacatataataataataataatatgaataatatgaataatagtagtatattaaataattattcaaCAAATGATCAAATTAATTTAAAGATGCTAAACTCTATGATTTTTACAAATTATAAAAGCATTTCAAATGTAGATGAATATTTCGAATTACTAGATAAATGTTTAACAAGAGAAAGTGTTAtagatataaatttaaGTGATATTTTCgaaatgaatataattaatataattaaagctttattatataattatatttttcataatgATGAAATTATTGTAGAAGCCTTAactttattaataattatttttggATGTTGTAGTGGGTCTACcgaaaaaataaaacaagATGTAGTTGatgaattatatacatgttctgtatatatgttaaaaaatatatgtcAAAAATCATGTGAAAAAGTATATACTCCATTAATAGTACAACTTATAATATCCTTATTAAGAACTATAATGATATATGATATTTctaaattaaaaaatgatttgATAGATAATAAAGGAATAGtagatattttattaaaagcTATAGAAAATGTACCTAATTTAAATGGTGTACGTGTTTGTTATACTTTAGTAGTGTATGgtttaaaaatgttttatgTATCTACATGtcaaatatatgaaaaatcTTTCTTAAGAGAATTAGAAGTTATTACAAATTATTTATCTACATGTATCAAAATGAATGACGAAAAGGTATTATTCTTAACTAGTTCAACTTGTATAACTATTTGTGAAAATCAAATCGGTATTGatgtattattaaaaacAGATATATTGCACAATGCTGTTATATTATGTGAATCATCAAATCCAGATCTAGCTTTTGAAGCATTGTCTATCATATCAAAAATTGCCTATGCAGCCAATCACCAACAAATATGTATCCTTATATCATGTAATGTAATAAAAGCattgaaaaaaattcttaataatacaaaaatcAAACCAGGTGCAAGAGCTAGAGCTTGTAATGCTTTAGGAAATATAGGTTGTGAAACTGCATCAGAAGTAGAACTACTAATCAAAAATGATGTTTTTCCACTATTAGTTGACATCTTTCAAACTGATAATGATTTCAACACAAAAATTGAAGCTGCATATGCTGTCTGTGCTTGTTTATCCAAAGCTAACCAAAAACAAGTAggttatattatttcctGCACAGCAACTACTAATAGGCTGGGACAAAATATATGCATGCAACTTATAGCAGATATGTTAGAATTGGTTAGTGAATCAGATCCAATGAATAACGGAAGTGTCAAATTATGTAAAAGTATTCTTAGAGGtttagaaaatatattagataAAGGGGATGATGAAACGAGAGATTTATCCCTATGGGAAAATCCATATGTATTTATGTTTAAAGAGGTACAAGGAGATATCAAACTTTTACAAATGCAATTTTTTCCAGAATATTATGTAGTTAATAAGacatatgatatattagctaaatatttttccttaACATCTACATGGAATAATAGAAAGTAA
- a CDS encoding mitochondrial ribosomal protein L28 precursor, putative gives MPKNLNLFGKYLRRLGKSHKKGFKKKQIIHPIPVKAYGRVPSAASQTGLYHDEDYNYYTKVSYSLKKTRIKLKPNVFKKHIVSNELNTIIPNVRLTTSALHAMDDAGGFDNYILRTPPEELRSNLGEKLRNVMYFYMSHPNIRSFSLPWKIFMNQFQQNDYFYSIYQHLRKKRLSELYQKKESAKYSPYYLPNEKNLHPQRQPFALNTEINALNLWFNKNNILKKAFIHKLKEAKSFDRAYTDHHFLDSYRKGRGRGGGGKHGRTPRRRSKTYKYHEIRPY, from the coding sequence ATGCCGAAGAACTTGAATTTGTTTGGTAAATATTTAAGAAGACTAGGTAAAAGTCATAAAAAAggttttaaaaaaaaacaaataattcATCCAATACCTGTGAAAGCATATGGTAGAGTACCATCTGCCGCTTCACAAACTGGATTATATCACGATGAAgattataattattatacaaaagtatcatattcattaaaaaaaacaagaattaaattaaaacctaatgtttttaaaaaacatattGTAAGTAATGAATTAAATACAATAATCCCAAATGTTAGATTAACAACTAGTGCATTACATGCAATGGATGATGCTGGTGGAtttgataattatattttgagAACTCCTCCAGAAGAACTTCGATCGAATTTAGGagaaaaattaagaaatgtaatgtatttttatatgtcACATCCAAATATTAGATCTTTTTCATTACCTtggaaaatatttatgaatcAATTTCAACAAAATGACTACTTTTATTCTATTTATCAAcatttaagaaaaaaacgATTATCCGAattatatcaaaaaaagGAATCAGCCAAATATTCTCCATATTATTTACCTAATGAAAAAAACTTACACCCACAAAGACAACCATTTGCTTTAAACACAGAAATTAATGCTTTAAATTTGTggtttaataaaaataatatccTAAAAAAAGCTTTCATTcataaattaaaagaagCAAAGTCATTTGATAGGGCTTATACTGATCATCACTTTTTGGATAGTTACAGAAAAGGTAGAGGTAGAGGAGGAGGAGGGAAACATGGACGAACACCCAGAAGAAGATCAAAGACGTATAAATACCACGAAATTAGACCTTACTAA
- a CDS encoding V-type H(+)-translocating pyrophosphatase, putative, whose translation MDLFYVFLFLPPTIGLIFSIIECIWVSNINIKGPEDKAEKLEDGDNPVEKMKEIASYIAVGANAFLKKEFQYLAVFIIVFSILLGFFVNSFTAVSFVLGCLTSILCGYIGMKIAVYANVRTTNETWKSLDKGFQVTLNAGTVMGFSLVSFGIIALGLLIFVYKTYVFKNTIPDNQIYKIIAGFGLGGSSIALFSRVGGGIYTKAADVGADLSGKNEYGIPEDDIRNPACIADNVGDNVGDMAGMGADLFGSLAESLCAALVIGSSVISIAEGSPGNAFHCILFPLLFVSFSVICSMITFYIITYSVKINDKKDVEKSLKYLLLLSTVLQSLAILAIGYLCFPSLVKYNYLKDIHRWKIIVPALVGLWSGLIIGFTTEFYTSYSFSPVQEIANTQKVSAATGIIYGLSLGYKSTFIPIICLSATLGISYGLCDIYGIALAAVGMLSTLCICLTIDAYGPISDNAGGIAEMAGLPSEVRERTDILDAAGNTTAAIGKGFAIGSAALVAFALFGAYASSANLRHVNILNSWVIIGLLIGAMLPYLFSALTMKSVAIAANSVLNECLEQFPLILEGKQKPDYEKCIKISTDASLRQMIVPGLISVFSPLIIGMLMGKYATAGLLIGIILSGIQLAFSSTNSGGAWDNAKKYIESGALGKEHCKGSNAHKNSVIGDTVGDPLKDTSGPSLNILIKLSAITSLVFANVIATKFTSTRGGPIWL comes from the coding sequence ATGGATCTTTTTTATGTGTTTTTATTTCTCCCTCCTACTATTGGATTAATTTTTTCCATAATAGAATGTATATGGGtaagtaatataaatattaaaggACCAGAAGATAAGGCAGAAAAATTAGAAGATGGAGATAATCCAGTAGAGAAAATGAAAGAGATAGCATCTTATATTGCTGTTGGAGCTAATgcatttttaaaaaaagaatttcaatatttagctgtttttattatagtattttcaatattattaggattttttgttaatagTTTTACTGCTGTTAGTTTCGTTCTTGGTTGTTTAACTTCCATATTATGTGGATATATTGGTATGAAGATTGCTGTTTATGCTAATGTAAGAACAACAAACGAAACATGGAAAAGCTTAGATAAAGGTTTCCAAGTAACCCTCAATGCAGGAACCGTTATGGGTTTTTCATTAGTTTCCTTTGGTATTATTGCCTTAGgattattaatttttgtttataaaaCCTATGTATTTAAAAACACAATACCAGAtaatcaaatatataaaattatagCTGGTTTTGGTTTAGGTGGTTCATCTATTGCTTTATTTTCAAGAGTAGGTGGAGGTATTTATACCAAAGCTGCTGATGTAGGTGCTGACTTGTCAGgtaaaaatgaatatggTATCCCAGAAGATGATATTAGAAATCCAGCATGTATTGCAGATAATGTAGGTGATAATGTTGGAGATATGGCTGGTATGGGTGCTGATTTATTTGGTTCTTTAGCTGAAAGTTTATGTGCAGCATTAGTTATTGGTTCATCAGTTATTTCCATTGCTGAAGGATCCCCTGGTAATGCCTTTCATTGTATTTTGTTcccattattatttgtcAGTTTCAGTGTTATTTGCAGTATGataacattttatattatcacGTACTCTGTTAAaattaatgataaaaaagatGTAGAAAAATCattgaaatatttattattattatcaacTGTATTACAATCACTAGCTATTCTAGCTATTGGATATCTATGTTTCCCAAGTTtagtaaaatataattatttaaaagatatacATAGATGGAAAATTATAGTACCAGCCTTAGTTGGTTTATGGTCTGGATTAATAATTGGATTCACTACTGAATTTTATACTTCCTATTCTTTTAGTCCAGTACAAGAAATAGCAAACACACAAAAAGTTTCAGCTGCCACCGGTATCATTTATGGTTTATCATTAGGATATAAAAGTACATTTATTCCAATCATTTGTTTAAGTGCAACACTCGGTATATCATACGGATTATGTGATATATATGGTATAGCATTAGCTGCTGTAGGTATGTTAAGTACCTTATGTATTTGCTTAACAATTGATGCTTATGGACCAATATCAGACAATGCTGGTGGTATTGCAGAAATGGCTGGTCTCCCATCAGAAGTAAGAGAAAGAACAGATATACTTGATGCTGCAGGAAATACAACAGCAGCCATAGGAAAAGGTTTTGCTATTGGTTCTGCAGCCTTAGTTGCCTTTGCTTTATTTGGTGCATATGCAAGTAGTGCTAATTTACGTcatgtaaatatattaaattcaTGGGTCATTATCGGTTTACTTATTGGTGCTATGTTACCTTACTTATTTTCTGCTCTAACTATGAAATCAGTAGCTATAGCAGCTAATAGTGTATTAAATGAATGCTTAGAACAATTTCCTTTAATTTTAGAGGGTAAACAAAAACCAGattatgaaaaatgtattaaaatATCAACTGATGCTTCATTAAGACAAATGATTGTACCAGGACTAATCTCTGTTTTCTCACCACTAATAATTGGTATGCTTATGGGAAAATATGCAACAGCTGGTTTATTAATAGGTATTATTTTATCAGGTATTCAACTAGCTTTTTCATCAACCAATTCTGGAGGAGCATGGGATAACgcaaaaaaatatattgaatcAGGTGCTTTAGGAAAAGAACATTGCAAGGGATCAAATGCTCACAAAAACTCAGTTATTGGTGATACTGTAGGAGATCCATTAAAGGATACTTCGGGTCCATCTTTaaacattttaattaaattatcaGCAATTACATCTTTAGTTTTTGCTAATGTTATTGCTACCAAATTTACATCAACAAGGGGAGGACCAATATGGttataa